In Halorientalis sp. LT38, a genomic segment contains:
- a CDS encoding aspartate kinase, with product MRVVAKFGGTSLGNGDRVNRAADSIAAAVEEGNEVAVVASAMGSTTDFLLDEIQYEADEADRAEIVSMGERTSVRMLKGALSARGVNAVFLEPGSDDWPVITDEHGEVDVAETTRRAKVLAEQMHNDDVVPVITGFLAQDHAGNVTTLGRGGSDTTAVMLGKYMDADEVVIVTDVEGVMTGDPRVVEGARNVGEITVDELRNLSFRGAEVVAPSALTYKKEGMSVRVVHYQHGDIMTGGTSIEGQFENLIDMQEDRLACLTVAGRAVRNEPGILATLSTALADAGINVDAVSSGMDSITFYIDEEHAEEAETLLHDEVVDSSTLSSVTVDDPYAVIRVTGGELQTEPGIVNQIVAPLADERINVHDVITSATSVAVFVDWENGEEALGHIQTVFDN from the coding sequence ATGCGCGTAGTCGCGAAGTTCGGCGGGACGAGTCTGGGGAACGGCGACCGGGTCAACCGGGCCGCCGATTCCATCGCCGCGGCCGTCGAGGAGGGCAACGAGGTGGCCGTGGTCGCCAGCGCGATGGGGTCGACGACGGACTTTCTGCTCGACGAGATCCAGTACGAGGCCGACGAGGCGGACAGGGCAGAAATCGTCAGCATGGGCGAGCGCACCTCCGTCCGGATGCTGAAGGGCGCGCTGTCGGCCCGCGGGGTCAACGCCGTCTTCCTCGAACCCGGGAGCGACGACTGGCCGGTCATCACGGACGAACACGGCGAGGTCGACGTCGCCGAGACGACCCGGCGCGCGAAGGTCCTGGCCGAGCAGATGCACAACGACGACGTCGTCCCCGTCATCACCGGCTTCCTCGCGCAGGATCACGCCGGCAACGTGACCACGCTCGGGCGCGGCGGCTCGGACACCACCGCCGTCATGCTCGGGAAGTACATGGACGCAGACGAGGTCGTCATCGTGACCGACGTCGAGGGCGTCATGACCGGCGACCCCCGCGTCGTCGAGGGCGCGCGCAACGTCGGGGAGATCACCGTCGACGAGCTCCGAAACCTCTCCTTCCGCGGCGCGGAGGTCGTCGCCCCGAGCGCGCTGACCTACAAGAAGGAGGGCATGAGCGTCCGCGTCGTCCACTACCAGCACGGCGACATCATGACCGGCGGCACCTCCATCGAGGGGCAGTTCGAGAACCTCATCGACATGCAAGAGGACCGCCTGGCCTGTCTCACCGTCGCCGGTCGCGCGGTCCGCAACGAACCCGGCATCCTCGCGACGCTGTCGACGGCGCTCGCGGACGCCGGCATCAACGTGGACGCGGTCTCCTCGGGGATGGATTCGATCACCTTCTACATCGACGAGGAACACGCCGAAGAAGCGGAGACCCTGCTGCACGACGAGGTCGTCGACTCCAGCACGCTCTCCTCGGTCACCGTCGACGACCCCTACGCGGTCATCCGTGTCACCGGCGGCGAACTCCAGACCGAACCCGGCATCGTCAATCAGATCGTCGCGCCGCTGGCCGACGAGCGCATCAACGTCCACGACGTGATCACGAGCGCGACCTCCGTTGCCGTCTTCGTCGACTGGGAGAACGGCGAGGAGGCGCTGGGCCACATCCAGACCGTCTTCGACAACTGA
- a CDS encoding lactate utilization protein: MSQKADYADDAEIDDSLDQVPDEETVAEAVENLEANGFEVVVVDSAAAALETLQSHIPEGASVMNGHSTTLEEIGFDEYLTEGDHEWEALPNEIWGIDDDAERQTARREAQTADYFLGGINAVAKTGELVAADRSGSRIGAYPFAAANVAIVTGTNKIVEDLDAALDRLESVAYPLENERAQEAYGVESAIAKQLIFRQELEEGRTTVVLIREQFGY, translated from the coding sequence ATGTCCCAGAAAGCAGACTACGCGGACGACGCGGAGATCGACGATTCGCTCGATCAGGTACCGGACGAGGAGACCGTCGCCGAGGCGGTCGAGAACCTGGAAGCCAACGGGTTCGAGGTCGTCGTCGTCGACTCGGCCGCGGCGGCACTGGAGACGCTGCAGTCCCACATCCCCGAGGGCGCGTCGGTGATGAACGGCCACTCGACGACGCTCGAGGAGATCGGGTTCGACGAGTACCTGACCGAGGGCGACCACGAGTGGGAGGCCCTGCCCAACGAGATCTGGGGCATCGACGACGACGCCGAACGGCAGACCGCCCGCCGGGAAGCCCAGACCGCCGACTACTTCCTCGGCGGCATCAACGCCGTCGCGAAGACGGGCGAACTCGTCGCGGCGGACCGCTCGGGCAGCCGCATCGGCGCCTACCCCTTCGCCGCCGCGAACGTCGCCATCGTCACCGGGACCAACAAGATCGTCGAGGACCTCGACGCCGCGCTCGACCGGCTGGAATCGGTCGCCTACCCACTGGAGAACGAACGCGCACAGGAGGCCTACGGCGTCGAGAGCGCCATCGCCAAGCAGCTCATCTTCCGACAGGAACTCGAGGAGGGCCGCACGACGGTCGTGCTGATCCGCGAGCAGTTCGGGTACTGA
- a CDS encoding metallophosphoesterase family protein, protein MRLAVVSDIHANLVAFEAVLDDMPAVDGYLCAGDVVGYGPWPAECVERVRDLGAPTIMGNHDRAVATETGFGFNSMADAGVRYASEHLSAGQVEWLRGLPNDRIEHDGRVKIVHGHPDDPDRYTYPGLFSPDMLDEEDVLIMGHTHVQAHETYDEGILLNPGSVGQPRDQDPRAAYSILDLDSMTVEEHRVEYDIERVIDAVRDADLPAKIGKRLRNGR, encoded by the coding sequence ATGCGACTCGCCGTCGTCTCCGACATTCACGCGAATCTCGTGGCGTTCGAGGCGGTGCTCGACGATATGCCGGCCGTCGACGGCTACCTCTGTGCGGGTGACGTGGTCGGCTACGGCCCCTGGCCCGCCGAGTGCGTCGAGCGCGTGCGCGACCTCGGCGCCCCGACGATCATGGGCAACCACGACCGCGCGGTCGCCACCGAGACCGGCTTCGGGTTCAACAGCATGGCCGATGCCGGCGTCCGCTACGCCAGCGAGCACCTTTCTGCCGGCCAGGTCGAGTGGCTCCGCGGCCTCCCCAACGACCGGATCGAACACGACGGCCGCGTCAAGATCGTCCACGGCCACCCCGACGACCCCGACCGCTACACCTACCCCGGCCTCTTCTCGCCCGACATGCTCGACGAGGAGGACGTCCTGATCATGGGCCACACGCACGTCCAGGCCCACGAGACCTACGACGAGGGGATCCTGCTGAACCCCGGCAGCGTCGGCCAGCCCCGCGATCAGGACCCCCGCGCGGCCTACTCGATCCTCGACCTCGATTCGATGACCGTCGAGGAGCACCGCGTCGAGTACGACATCGAGCGCGTGATCGACGCCGTCCGGGACGCGGACCTGCCCGCGAAGATCGGCAAACGGCTCCGGAACGGGCGGTAG
- a CDS encoding LLM class flavin-dependent oxidoreductase — protein MKFGIFYEHQLPRPWTDGDEQRLYDEALAQIELADELGYDYVWEVEHHFLEEYSHSSAPEVFLAAAAQRTEQIRLGHGIKLLPPNYNHPARVAEQVATLDLVSDGRVEFGTGESSSNMELEGFGIDRGEKEAMWAESLGEVTDMLTMEPYPGHEGEHFEMPPRNVVPKPVQDPHPPLWVACSGRSTIEQAARLGLGVLSFDFATPEKAGEWADLYYETFKEECTPIGHSVNPNFAIVTGFSCHEDEAVARERGAEGFAFFQYALAHYYGAGDHRPGETNVWEQFQEIGAEAILEGQEGDGAIGTPAQIRDHLRALEDAAVDQVIFVQEGGDNRHEHICDSLELFADEVMDEFHERDAEHVAEKEAELEPYVEAAFERREERDPLEDPPAVES, from the coding sequence ATGAAATTCGGGATCTTCTACGAACACCAGTTGCCGCGGCCCTGGACGGACGGGGACGAACAGCGCCTCTACGACGAGGCCCTGGCGCAGATCGAACTCGCCGACGAACTGGGCTACGACTACGTCTGGGAGGTCGAACACCACTTCCTCGAGGAGTACTCTCACTCCTCGGCCCCGGAGGTGTTCCTGGCGGCGGCCGCCCAGCGCACCGAACAGATTCGGCTCGGTCACGGGATCAAGCTGTTGCCGCCGAACTACAACCACCCGGCGCGTGTCGCCGAACAGGTCGCCACCCTGGATCTGGTCTCGGACGGGCGCGTCGAGTTCGGGACCGGCGAGTCCTCCTCGAACATGGAACTGGAGGGGTTCGGCATCGACCGCGGCGAGAAAGAGGCCATGTGGGCGGAGAGCCTCGGCGAAGTGACCGACATGCTGACCATGGAGCCGTACCCGGGCCACGAGGGCGAGCACTTCGAGATGCCGCCGCGGAACGTCGTCCCCAAGCCCGTCCAGGACCCCCACCCGCCGCTCTGGGTCGCCTGTTCCGGCCGGTCGACCATCGAGCAGGCCGCCCGCCTCGGCCTGGGCGTGCTGAGTTTCGACTTCGCGACACCCGAGAAGGCCGGCGAGTGGGCCGACCTCTACTACGAGACGTTCAAGGAAGAGTGTACCCCGATCGGCCACAGCGTCAACCCGAACTTCGCCATCGTCACGGGCTTCTCCTGCCACGAGGACGAGGCCGTCGCCCGCGAGCGCGGCGCGGAGGGGTTCGCCTTCTTCCAGTACGCGCTGGCGCACTACTACGGCGCGGGCGATCACCGCCCCGGCGAGACGAACGTCTGGGAGCAGTTCCAGGAGATCGGGGCCGAGGCCATCCTCGAAGGGCAGGAGGGCGACGGCGCCATCGGCACGCCCGCCCAGATCCGCGACCACCTCCGGGCCCTCGAGGACGCCGCCGTCGATCAGGTCATCTTCGTCCAGGAGGGCGGCGACAACCGCCACGAGCACATCTGTGACTCCCTGGAACTGTTCGCCGACGAGGTGATGGACGAGTTCCACGAGCGCGACGCCGAGCACGTCGCCGAGAAGGAGGCCGAACTGGAGCCGTACGTCGAGGCGGCCTTCGAGCGCCGCGAGGAACGCGACCCGCTCGAAGACCCGCCGGCCGTCGAGTCCTGA
- a CDS encoding DMT family transporter, with protein MSKIRAVAPFLLLATLWGLSFPAITVGLETLPPVLFAAFRYDIAAVLLLGAAGVQAVGRSWLPTTRADFEAVVGGGLFLIAGNGFLFLGQQTVPSGVAAIIQGLVPIATVLWALLLLPEETVSAVGALGIVVGFLGVGLVIRPDPANLLQADLIGKLLICVQVVSVSLGGVLVQRASPDISGTTLAGWSMLVGGVVLHLVSVGAGEPLTVPAGISLAAVAYLGVFATAIAFFLYFRLLAIYGATETSLVGYLVPVVAALAGVALLGERISPLAFVGFAVIFVGFLLLKRAAFRELLA; from the coding sequence GTGTCGAAGATTCGTGCGGTCGCGCCCTTCCTGCTGCTGGCGACGCTGTGGGGACTCTCCTTCCCCGCCATCACCGTCGGCCTGGAGACGCTTCCGCCGGTACTGTTCGCCGCCTTCCGCTACGACATCGCCGCCGTCCTCCTGCTCGGTGCTGCGGGAGTCCAGGCCGTCGGCCGGTCCTGGCTGCCGACGACCAGGGCCGACTTCGAGGCGGTCGTCGGCGGCGGCCTGTTCCTGATCGCGGGCAACGGCTTCCTCTTCCTGGGCCAGCAGACGGTCCCCAGCGGCGTCGCCGCGATCATCCAGGGCCTGGTCCCCATCGCGACGGTCCTCTGGGCGCTCCTCTTGCTCCCCGAGGAGACCGTCTCCGCGGTGGGGGCCCTCGGCATCGTCGTCGGCTTCCTCGGCGTGGGGCTGGTGATCCGGCCGGACCCCGCGAACCTCCTGCAGGCCGACCTGATCGGCAAGCTGCTGATCTGCGTGCAGGTGGTGAGCGTCTCGCTCGGCGGCGTCCTCGTCCAGCGGGCCAGCCCCGACATCAGCGGGACGACGCTCGCGGGCTGGTCGATGCTCGTGGGCGGGGTCGTCCTCCACCTCGTCAGCGTCGGGGCCGGCGAACCGCTGACGGTCCCCGCCGGGATCTCGCTGGCTGCGGTGGCCTATCTCGGGGTGTTCGCGACGGCCATCGCCTTCTTCCTGTACTTCCGGTTGCTCGCGATCTACGGCGCGACGGAGACGAGTCTCGTGGGCTATCTTGTGCCGGTCGTCGCGGCGCTGGCCGGCGTCGCGTTGCTGGGCGAGCGGATCAGCCCCCTCGCCTTCGTCGGGTTCGCCGTCATCTTCGTCGGCTTCCTCCTGCTGAAGCGGGCGGCCTTCCGGGAACTGCTCGCCTGA
- a CDS encoding DoxX family membrane protein, with protein MSSAVIDRLRERLAEGLPPAATLARGGLGAMLVAAGVHKLLAPEAWAVYVVDWLAPWLVVSPRLFMLLNGPPEIAVGLGLLTDRFVAVGAAIAAVSLTVTTAYLAVVALTRGGLFADVMIRDIALTGLAWAVLADAVRT; from the coding sequence ATGTCGTCCGCCGTCATCGACCGCCTGCGAGAGCGACTGGCCGAGGGACTCCCGCCGGCGGCGACGCTGGCCCGGGGAGGACTCGGGGCGATGCTCGTCGCCGCCGGCGTCCACAAGCTCCTCGCGCCGGAGGCGTGGGCGGTCTACGTCGTGGACTGGCTCGCGCCGTGGCTCGTCGTCTCGCCGCGGCTGTTCATGTTGCTCAACGGCCCGCCCGAGATCGCTGTGGGACTGGGCCTGCTGACCGACCGGTTCGTCGCAGTCGGCGCGGCCATCGCCGCCGTCTCGCTGACGGTCACGACGGCCTACCTCGCAGTCGTCGCGCTGACCCGCGGCGGCCTGTTCGCCGACGTGATGATCCGGGACATCGCGCTCACCGGACTGGCGTGGGCGGTGCTCGCGGATGCAGTGCGGACCTGA
- a CDS encoding glutaredoxin family protein, giving the protein MSFDPEPDLSAEEVRERVDETIEEADVALFMKGTELMPQCGYSRKALNLIQQHRDDVATVNVLEATEAHREALERHSGRETVPQAFVDGEFVGGSDILEQLHERGELEATLSA; this is encoded by the coding sequence ATGAGCTTCGATCCGGAACCCGACCTGTCGGCCGAGGAGGTCCGCGAGCGCGTCGACGAGACCATCGAGGAGGCGGACGTCGCGCTGTTCATGAAGGGGACAGAACTGATGCCCCAGTGTGGCTACTCCCGGAAGGCGCTGAACCTGATCCAGCAGCACCGCGACGACGTGGCGACGGTCAACGTGCTCGAGGCGACCGAGGCCCACCGCGAGGCCCTGGAACGACACAGCGGCCGCGAAACGGTCCCGCAGGCGTTCGTCGACGGGGAGTTCGTCGGCGGCAGCGACATCCTCGAACAGCTCCACGAACGGGGCGAACTCGAAGCGACGCTGTCGGCCTGA
- a CDS encoding BolA family protein → MDEAAVADLVESELPDATAEVTTPRDPDDDKHYALTVVSPAFEGKTLVDQHQLVHDALGDHLTRDIHAIELETYTPAEYED, encoded by the coding sequence ATGGACGAAGCCGCCGTCGCCGACCTCGTCGAATCGGAACTGCCCGACGCAACCGCCGAGGTCACGACGCCTCGCGATCCCGACGACGACAAGCACTACGCCCTCACCGTCGTCTCACCTGCCTTCGAGGGCAAGACCCTCGTCGACCAGCACCAGCTAGTCCACGACGCGCTGGGTGACCATCTGACGCGAGACATCCACGCCATCGAACTGGAGACCTACACGCCCGCGGAATACGAGGACTGA
- a CDS encoding IMP cyclohydrolase, which produces MYVGRFVVIAPDRAAYRVSSRSFPNRRIVAREGGTTLTVGPTDDAPETDNPYISYNCVRQVDGAAVVGNGSHVDPITEKLSIGYPARDALAESLLALDYEKDDYDTPRIAGVLGADGESYVGTVRKDALLVEQVDEPTLVATYEEDSPTPFDLGSEDAAGIASEVYDHEFEHAVCAASVVRTDDGFETAFEN; this is translated from the coding sequence ATGTACGTCGGTAGATTCGTCGTGATCGCGCCCGACCGCGCCGCGTATCGCGTCTCCTCGCGCTCGTTCCCGAACCGCCGGATCGTCGCCCGCGAGGGCGGAACCACGCTCACCGTCGGGCCGACCGACGACGCGCCCGAGACGGATAACCCCTACATCTCCTACAACTGCGTCCGCCAGGTCGACGGCGCGGCAGTCGTCGGCAACGGCAGCCACGTCGACCCGATCACCGAGAAGCTGAGTATTGGATACCCCGCCCGGGACGCGCTGGCCGAGTCGCTGCTCGCGCTGGACTACGAGAAAGACGACTACGACACGCCCCGGATCGCCGGCGTGCTCGGCGCCGACGGCGAGAGCTACGTCGGGACCGTCCGCAAGGACGCCCTGCTGGTCGAGCAGGTGGACGAACCCACCCTCGTCGCGACCTACGAGGAGGACAGTCCGACGCCGTTCGACCTCGGCAGTGAGGACGCCGCCGGCATCGCGAGCGAGGTGTACGACCACGAGTTCGAACACGCCGTCTGCGCCGCGAGCGTCGTCCGGACCGACGACGGCTTCGAGACCGCGTTCGAGAACTGA
- a CDS encoding AI-2E family transporter has translation MNRSKGSLLGLVAVLGFLSLLIALPFIQYLLGAVLVAFVLFPLHRRLETVVPSAVAAFALTVLAVVGFLAPFALIFATVADDARRIFGGFDAGAVPLTELEARIASVTGREVDLAGAIGASGQDVARALFSRSTEALGTITTFVIGVALALFVVYYLLKDGAAFVDWLHRTVPLPEPIRRDLESELVAMTWAVLFGHVFVALVQGVVAGLGLFATGVPNAAFWTAVMVVLAMVPLIGAIPVWGGAVVYLLLVERPVPALALFVYSVVVVGLTDDYLRPLAVDRYARLNPAVILVGVLGGAYAFGIMGLFFGPVVLGGLKAVLTVVSEHWTELEAAER, from the coding sequence GTGAACCGCAGCAAAGGCTCGCTCCTCGGACTGGTCGCCGTACTGGGGTTTCTCTCCCTGCTCATCGCGCTGCCGTTCATCCAGTACCTCCTCGGTGCCGTACTCGTCGCGTTCGTCCTCTTCCCGCTCCATCGGCGACTGGAAACGGTCGTCCCGTCGGCGGTGGCCGCCTTCGCGCTGACCGTCCTGGCCGTCGTCGGCTTCCTGGCGCCGTTCGCGCTGATCTTCGCGACGGTCGCGGACGACGCCCGCCGGATCTTCGGGGGGTTCGACGCCGGGGCGGTCCCGTTGACGGAACTGGAGGCTCGCATCGCGTCGGTGACCGGACGAGAGGTCGACCTCGCGGGCGCCATCGGCGCCTCGGGACAGGACGTCGCGCGGGCGCTGTTCTCGCGGTCGACCGAGGCCCTGGGGACGATCACCACGTTCGTCATCGGGGTCGCGCTGGCGCTATTCGTCGTCTACTACCTGCTGAAGGACGGCGCGGCGTTCGTCGACTGGCTCCACCGGACCGTCCCCTTGCCCGAGCCGATCCGGCGGGATCTCGAGTCGGAACTCGTCGCCATGACCTGGGCCGTCCTGTTCGGGCACGTCTTCGTCGCGCTGGTGCAGGGGGTCGTCGCCGGCCTCGGACTCTTCGCCACCGGCGTCCCCAACGCGGCGTTCTGGACCGCGGTGATGGTCGTGCTCGCGATGGTCCCGCTGATCGGCGCCATCCCCGTCTGGGGCGGGGCCGTGGTCTATCTCCTCCTCGTGGAGCGACCCGTCCCGGCGCTGGCGCTGTTCGTCTACAGCGTCGTCGTGGTCGGGCTCACCGACGACTACCTCCGCCCGCTCGCCGTCGACCGGTACGCCCGGCTCAACCCGGCGGTGATCCTGGTCGGCGTCCTCGGCGGTGCGTACGCCTTCGGCATCATGGGCCTCTTTTTCGGTCCCGTCGTGCTCGGCGGGCTAAAGGCCGTCCTCACGGTCGTCTCGGAGCACTGGACGGAACTCGAAGCGGCGGAGCGCTGA
- a CDS encoding histidine kinase, whose protein sequence is MGAGLAGGAVMGVLFSVLMTPVIEMAIPALVGLSGGVAGWVVHMSISAVFGVVFAALVTLTPLSEFADQPLALLGLGLAYGAVLWIVAAGIVMPVWLSAVGFPMAPPVPNLSPLSLGTHLVFGAVVGLLYPYI, encoded by the coding sequence ATGGGCGCTGGTCTGGCCGGCGGGGCGGTGATGGGCGTGTTGTTCTCGGTCCTGATGACGCCGGTGATCGAGATGGCGATCCCCGCGCTCGTGGGACTGAGCGGCGGCGTGGCCGGATGGGTCGTCCACATGTCGATCAGCGCCGTCTTCGGCGTCGTCTTCGCCGCGCTCGTGACGCTGACGCCGCTGTCCGAGTTCGCCGACCAGCCACTCGCGCTGCTCGGCCTCGGCCTCGCCTACGGTGCCGTCCTCTGGATCGTCGCCGCGGGGATCGTCATGCCCGTCTGGTTGAGCGCCGTCGGGTTCCCGATGGCACCGCCGGTCCCGAACCTGAGCCCGCTGAGCCTCGGCACGCATCTGGTGTTCGGCGCCGTCGTCGGCCTGCTCTACCCCTACATCTAG
- a CDS encoding cytochrome P450 has product MANRGPADPASTPPGPSIAERLGQARRLLTDDLTGVLVSAREAYGPIVDLTMPDGTPGVLLAEPTAVQHVLETNAENYRRASVYREELSELFGDGLLTSEGELWHRQHRLIRPMFGSGSVRSFTDLILTETEAMLDRWATRSEPIDLLREMERVTLSIIGKAMFSADVEAHAETIRAALETLRRGFQREVGVVPTAPEWIPTPHNRRTRAAIDDIDAVVYDLIEARRGEADEYDDLLSKLLTARTDDGERMADEQIRDELVTFLLAGHETTAAALTWTWYLLANHPGVHRRLHERVAEADAITDAVGFSAGTAGDASFVKQCVQEAMRIYPPVPVITREAEDCDEISGYEIPAGSEVVLSQFVVHRDPDLWADPLAFRPERFAPGAAEERPAYSYFPFGGGQRMCIGRLFALAEAQLILARVVRDVRLRLRSPTHDTPAVDSAVTMVPDEPIEMAVTDWV; this is encoded by the coding sequence ATGGCGAACCGGGGACCGGCCGACCCGGCGAGCACGCCGCCGGGTCCGAGTATCGCCGAACGGCTGGGACAGGCCCGTCGGCTGCTGACCGACGACCTGACGGGCGTCCTCGTCAGCGCACGGGAGGCGTACGGGCCGATCGTCGACCTGACGATGCCCGACGGGACGCCCGGCGTCCTGCTCGCCGAGCCGACCGCCGTCCAGCACGTCCTCGAGACGAACGCCGAGAACTACCGGCGGGCGTCGGTCTATCGGGAGGAGCTGTCCGAACTCTTCGGCGACGGCCTGCTCACGAGCGAGGGCGAGCTCTGGCACCGCCAGCACCGCCTGATCCGACCGATGTTCGGGTCGGGCAGCGTCCGGTCGTTCACCGACCTGATCCTGACGGAGACCGAGGCGATGCTCGACCGGTGGGCGACTCGCTCGGAACCAATCGACCTCCTGCGCGAGATGGAGCGTGTCACGCTGTCGATCATCGGAAAAGCGATGTTCAGCGCCGACGTCGAGGCCCACGCCGAGACGATCCGTGCGGCCCTCGAGACTCTTCGCCGAGGCTTCCAGCGCGAGGTCGGCGTCGTCCCGACCGCGCCCGAGTGGATTCCCACGCCGCACAACCGCCGGACGCGAGCCGCTATCGACGACATCGACGCGGTCGTGTACGACCTCATCGAGGCCCGGCGGGGCGAGGCCGACGAATACGACGACCTGCTCTCGAAACTGCTCACCGCCCGCACCGACGACGGCGAACGGATGGCCGACGAGCAGATCCGGGACGAACTCGTCACCTTCCTCCTGGCCGGCCACGAGACGACCGCGGCGGCGCTGACCTGGACCTGGTACCTGCTCGCGAATCATCCGGGGGTCCACCGGCGACTCCACGAGCGCGTCGCCGAGGCCGACGCGATCACCGACGCGGTCGGCTTTTCGGCCGGCACCGCCGGCGACGCGTCGTTCGTCAAGCAGTGCGTGCAGGAGGCGATGCGCATCTACCCGCCGGTGCCGGTCATCACCCGAGAGGCGGAAGACTGCGACGAAATCTCCGGCTACGAGATCCCGGCGGGCTCTGAGGTCGTGCTCAGCCAGTTCGTCGTCCACCGGGATCCGGACCTGTGGGCCGATCCGCTGGCCTTCCGCCCCGAGCGGTTCGCGCCCGGCGCGGCCGAGGAGCGACCGGCCTACAGCTACTTCCCCTTCGGCGGCGGCCAGCGGATGTGCATCGGCCGCCTGTTCGCGCTCGCCGAGGCCCAGTTGATCCTCGCCCGCGTCGTGCGCGACGTCCGGCTTCGCCTGCGGTCGCCGACCCACGACACGCCCGCCGTCGACTCCGCGGTGACGATGGTCCCAGACGAACCGATCGAGATGGCCGTCACCGATTGGGTGTGA